The DNA segment CAGGCTAATCCTTGCTGTCCGTGAGCCATGCCAGCGTGAATCGCGCAAACACCAGGCGGTTGGCACCATCGGTTTCAAACAGGCAGCCGATCATGCCATCGGGAAGCCTGGTTAACACGGAATAGGCGAAACTGGCCGGCCACAAGACCTTTTTGACGGGCCAGGTTTTCGCTTCGTCGTAACTCAGATAAACCGTGCCGTTCTCGCGTTTGGCACTGTCGGGGCCGGAGTAAAGGATGCGACTTTTTTCCGCTACTGCGGGAAAACTGTAGCGCAGGATCGAGGCCATGCAGCCGGGATCGCGCAAGGCCGGCTCCTCTTCAATCTTCGACCAGGTTGCGCCGCTATCCTGGCTGACCGCAATTTTGCGCACCGCTTTGCCGCCCCATTTTCGGCTGTTTAACATCACCTTGCCATCTGCCAATTCCACCATTTGCACCTCGTTGACGAGGCTGACTTCGCCACCTTTACGGTTGGGTACCCGGCAGCCCGGCGCCGACTGACCCAGTTGCCAGGTCGCGCCGCGATCATCACTAAATGCCGAAAGGACATTCCAAACGCCAAATGGCCCTTCGTTGAAAGGAATAATCAACCGGCCCGGTTGCGGTCCCTTGTGGAGCTGAATACCAATACCTGGACCACTGGCCAGGATGGTGACATTTTGCGCGTGTTTGGTGGTGCGCGTGACATCCATCGGCTTGGACCAGGTCACCCCGTCGTCATCGGAATGAATCACGTAATTGCGCACAACCGAAGGGCCATCCAACCCGGGCTGGAGCTTGCCGCTGCGCTCGGAGATATTCGCCGGATAGGATTGATACATGACCAGCACCCGGCCGGTTTGTGCTTCAACCACGGCGCACGGATTATTCAGGCAGTTGGCTCCGTCATCGGCAATGATTGCCAGCGCGCCCCAGGAGCAACCGCCATCGGAGCTGCGCTTGAGGATGAGTTTGTTATTCGCCTGGTCCGCATGGGCCGAACGGCCTTCCGCCATGGCCAGCACGGTTCCCTTTTTGGTCACCACCACCGAGGGGATGCGGATGGATTTGAACGTATCCTTGCCAGCCAGGAAGACATCTGAGAAAACGGGCTCTGCCGCCATCGTTCCCCCGGTCACCACACTTGTCACCAGACAAATTGTGGCCGCGCGCAACCTCTGCAAGAACCTG comes from the Verrucomicrobiota bacterium genome and includes:
- a CDS encoding sialidase family protein, translating into MNPLATLRFRFLQRLRAATICLVTSVVTGGTMAAEPVFSDVFLAGKDTFKSIRIPSVVVTKKGTVLAMAEGRSAHADQANNKLILKRSSDGGCSWGALAIIADDGANCLNNPCAVVEAQTGRVLVMYQSYPANISERSGKLQPGLDGPSVVRNYVIHSDDDGVTWSKPMDVTRTTKHAQNVTILASGPGIGIQLHKGPQPGRLIIPFNEGPFGVWNVLSAFSDDRGATWQLGQSAPGCRVPNRKGGEVSLVNEVQMVELADGKVMLNSRKWGGKAVRKIAVSQDSGATWSKIEEEPALRDPGCMASILRYSFPAVAEKSRILYSGPDSAKRENGTVYLSYDEAKTWPVKKVLWPASFAYSVLTRLPDGMIGCLFETDGANRLVFARFTLAWLTDSKD